The Pseudomonas sp. S06B 330 genome contains the following window.
CGCTTCTTTGAGCACCTCAAGCAGGCTTGCCGACAGCTGTTGTTTAACCTCCGGGGAACGCCCGCTAAGGATCGCCAGCTTGACATGGGCAAAGGCCCGTTCGTTCAGGGCAACGCCCACTCGGTAAGTGGCCAGGGCTACGGCACGGCTCTTGATGTCCAGCTCATCAGCGAACTGGCCGCTGCCCACCAAAGCATGGTTCAGGCGCAGCAACAAGCGGTCGGCGTTCAGATCCTTGAGGTTGTCGCTGTATTCAACATGAAGATGAGGCATTTCGCGGATCCTTGGGGGCAAATGTTGCAACAGACTACCTCAGCCCCGAAACCTGGCAAAGACGACTATCCTCATAGTTCATGACTTCCACCCCAACCCCCAGAGAGGTGAAGAAATGCCGGTCAAGCACGATCTACTCGCAGACTTGAACATGACCAGGGACGCGTTCGACGCCAAGAAGAAGACCGACTCGCGACTCAGCGACTTGCACGAAAAATACAACGCCATCGACGCTGAGGTGCTTAAAGCAGAAAGCAGCAGCGCCACCGACGAGCAAATCACCAACCTGAGAAAAAAACGCCTGCTGATCAAGGACGAGATCGTCGCCCATGTGAACCCCTAAAGTCCCCCAGAATAAAAAAGCCCCGCAGCTTGCTGCGGGGCTTTTGTTTGTCCCATTACCGATATCAAGTGCGTGACCAAACCACTGGAAACCAGTCTTCGCGCATGCGATCGCCAGCCTTCAGGTCAATGCCCGGAAACGGCGGCGAAGTGCGCCCCGGTCGCTGCACGTAGCGCACATCATCACCCAAAAAGCGTGTCGAGAAGGCCCGCCGGCGGTTGCTCCCGGTGTTGCCAGCAGCGCCATGCACGGTGCGAAAATCGAAAACCACGGCATCGCCCGGCTCAAGTTCGGGGGAGAGAATGTGGTACTCACCGTTTTCCACATCCGGCATGTCCATGAACACGCTTTCGCCGGACTCAGAATCGGTTGCGCCATAGAAATCCTTGTTGTTGGCCCAGCTTTTGGGGCGCACAGGTTTAGGCCAGCGATGGGAACCCAACACCACGCTCAACGTGTTGTGACAGGTCACCGGGTCAAGGGGAATCCAGTAGCTGGCCGTTTGCTGTCCGTCCACGCAGTAGTACGGCAGGTCCTGGTGCCAGGGCGTTGGCTTGGACGTTCCGGGTTCTTTGACCAGAAT
Protein-coding sequences here:
- a CDS encoding 5-carboxymethyl-2-hydroxymuconate Delta-isomerase, whose product is MPHLHVEYSDNLKDLNADRLLLRLNHALVGSGQFADELDIKSRAVALATYRVGVALNERAFAHVKLAILSGRSPEVKQQLSASLLEVLKEAIPSAPGVDIQLCVEVLDIDRDSYTKLRLPG
- a CDS encoding phytanoyl-CoA dioxygenase family protein, which codes for MKADIEQFQRDGAIVLRGVFRDWIERLREGFEQNLAAPSAFAIENVGSGEGGRFFEDYCNWQRIPTFTDFVLNSPAAGIAGSLMQSQHVQVFHDHILVKEPGTSKPTPWHQDLPYYCVDGQQTASYWIPLDPVTCHNTLSVVLGSHRWPKPVRPKSWANNKDFYGATDSESGESVFMDMPDVENGEYHILSPELEPGDAVVFDFRTVHGAAGNTGSNRRRAFSTRFLGDDVRYVQRPGRTSPPFPGIDLKAGDRMREDWFPVVWSRT
- a CDS encoding YdcH family protein, which translates into the protein MPVKHDLLADLNMTRDAFDAKKKTDSRLSDLHEKYNAIDAEVLKAESSSATDEQITNLRKKRLLIKDEIVAHVNP